The following proteins are encoded in a genomic region of Candidatus Lokiarchaeota archaeon:
- a CDS encoding GNAT family N-acetyltransferase, whose product MPEDWKEKYSDKILSAAKAIKKIKRGERIFLGTGCGVPYHLVQELANNATHMADNEIVHLLTLGDTPSADPKFQEQFRHNSFFISENMRDAVAEGRADYTPIMLSDIPDLFRKRRMPIDAALIQVSPPDEHGYCSLGISVDITKSGAESADMIIAQVNDRMPITLGDTFLNVRDIDYLVPFNEPLRHFESAEITEVVDRIGAYTARLIENESTLELGIGALPQSVCNNLLESGVRDLGIHTEMFSDSLIPLIEEGVVTCKEKTLHRGKVIASFAMGSEKLYDYVDENPFFEFHPSEYVNDPYVIGQNNKMVAINSALEIDLTGQVCADSIGHKFYSGIGGQVDFIRGAARSPNGRAIICMPSTAKNGNVSRIVPRLSEGAGVVTTRGDVDYVVTEYGLATLHGKTIRERVLSLIAIAHPDFRNDLLEAAKKMQYVFEDQVPFQTKGTYFASEYEVQDTFRGPEGNEINVKLRLIRPDDTDRIKDLFYDLSEESVFFRFLSPLKSIRRQTLQQFYDVDQERDISIVATIRPDVGGESEKVIGAGRYLLNRSTNEAEFALVVQDEYQSRGIGTFILNHLMRIAKSKGVDKFVAYVHPRNQPMIRFLHQTGKVIESRLSVADSEYIFKLKL is encoded by the coding sequence ATGCCGGAAGATTGGAAGGAGAAGTATAGCGACAAAATCTTGAGTGCCGCAAAAGCCATCAAGAAGATTAAGCGGGGTGAGCGAATATTCCTGGGTACTGGTTGCGGGGTACCATATCATTTGGTGCAAGAACTCGCCAACAACGCGACTCACATGGCAGACAATGAAATAGTGCATCTCCTAACCCTTGGAGATACACCTTCTGCGGATCCCAAATTCCAGGAACAATTCAGGCACAACTCCTTCTTCATCAGTGAGAACATGCGTGATGCTGTAGCGGAAGGTCGAGCCGACTATACGCCAATCATGTTGAGCGATATCCCCGATTTGTTCAGAAAGAGACGAATGCCTATAGATGCAGCTCTCATCCAAGTCAGTCCACCTGACGAGCATGGATACTGCTCCCTTGGGATTTCAGTAGACATCACCAAATCCGGGGCCGAAAGCGCAGACATGATCATCGCCCAGGTCAACGACAGAATGCCAATCACCTTGGGAGATACCTTCCTAAACGTACGTGACATCGATTACCTCGTGCCCTTCAACGAACCCTTACGTCACTTCGAATCTGCTGAGATAACTGAAGTTGTTGACAGGATAGGTGCATATACTGCAAGGCTCATTGAAAACGAGTCCACCTTAGAGCTTGGTATCGGTGCTCTACCCCAGTCAGTTTGTAACAACCTGCTCGAGTCTGGGGTCAGAGATCTTGGCATTCATACAGAGATGTTCAGTGACAGCCTGATTCCCTTGATAGAAGAGGGTGTCGTAACCTGTAAGGAGAAAACATTGCATCGCGGGAAGGTCATTGCAAGTTTTGCTATGGGCTCAGAGAAGCTCTACGATTATGTTGACGAGAATCCTTTCTTCGAATTTCATCCCTCAGAATATGTAAACGACCCATACGTCATCGGCCAGAATAACAAGATGGTCGCCATCAATTCAGCTCTGGAAATAGACCTTACCGGCCAAGTATGTGCAGATTCAATTGGTCACAAGTTCTACAGCGGTATTGGCGGACAGGTTGATTTCATCCGAGGAGCAGCCAGATCGCCCAATGGTCGAGCAATTATCTGTATGCCATCAACAGCCAAGAACGGAAATGTATCTCGTATAGTCCCCAGATTGAGTGAAGGCGCAGGCGTAGTAACAACACGAGGGGACGTTGATTATGTTGTTACCGAGTACGGACTAGCTACATTGCATGGTAAAACGATACGAGAACGTGTACTTTCACTCATTGCTATCGCACACCCGGACTTCCGAAACGACTTGCTCGAAGCAGCAAAGAAAATGCAATACGTTTTCGAAGATCAGGTGCCCTTCCAGACGAAAGGCACCTATTTTGCTTCAGAGTATGAGGTCCAAGATACCTTCAGAGGACCCGAAGGAAATGAAATCAATGTGAAACTGAGATTGATCCGGCCAGATGATACCGACCGGATAAAGGATCTCTTTTACGATTTGTCTGAAGAGAGCGTGTTCTTCAGATTCCTGTCACCGCTCAAGTCCATACGAAGACAGACTCTGCAACAGTTCTACGATGTTGACCAGGAACGAGACATATCGATAGTGGCAACAATCAGACCAGACGTGGGGGGCGAATCCGAGAAAGTCATCGGTGCAGGAAGATATCTCCTCAACAGAAGCACAAACGAAGCCGAGTTCGCTCTAGTAGTACAAGATGAATACCAGAGTAGAGGGATTGGAACGTTCATTCTCAATCATTTGATGCGCATCGCCAAAAGCAAGGGTGTGGACAAATTCGTGGCTTATGTCCATCCACGAAACCAGCCTATGATTCGATTCTTGCATCAGACGGGTAAAGTCATCGAGAGCAGACTATCAGTGGCTGATTCCGAGTATATATTCAAGCTCAAGCTGTAG
- a CDS encoding TIM barrel protein yields MRFGIVPLEFEPAAELIIGNGTPDFSRFDVVELVHSALHIKHIEVIELTLDVPHLIPGSFTPTTIHQLMDLRDETSCTFTAHLPLWSLELASPNEYVRKGSVESTVAAVELVEPLEPEYYVLHSTGALAAEFSRLDFPDGIMEVITSFMAGFSAQSIEEILEQTGLDSKRLAVENIEFPFGITRQVIDEYECSICFDTGHLLTKFSGDEPVVDFYREHRDRIAEIHLNDGSYRECDGVAVHEDHLALGDGEMPVQEFVSEIYSDGFDGPLIFELTNEQARRSLDLIAELVPRALE; encoded by the coding sequence TTGCGTTTCGGAATAGTTCCCCTCGAATTTGAGCCCGCAGCTGAACTAATTATCGGGAATGGCACGCCCGACTTCTCACGTTTTGATGTTGTTGAACTTGTTCACTCTGCTCTACACATAAAGCACATAGAAGTTATCGAGCTCACCTTGGATGTCCCGCATCTCATTCCGGGTTCTTTCACCCCTACCACGATCCACCAGCTCATGGATCTGCGAGATGAGACCAGCTGCACCTTCACAGCTCACCTTCCATTATGGTCGCTGGAACTGGCTAGTCCTAATGAATACGTACGCAAAGGAAGCGTGGAGAGCACAGTCGCAGCAGTGGAACTCGTGGAACCCTTGGAACCAGAATACTACGTTCTACATTCCACAGGTGCACTGGCCGCAGAGTTTTCCCGCCTAGATTTTCCCGACGGCATCATGGAAGTCATTACTTCCTTTATGGCTGGATTCTCTGCGCAAAGCATCGAAGAAATTCTCGAACAAACCGGTTTGGATTCAAAGCGTCTAGCTGTAGAAAACATCGAGTTCCCGTTCGGGATAACCCGTCAAGTTATTGATGAGTATGAGTGCAGCATCTGTTTTGATACCGGTCATCTGTTGACAAAGTTCTCGGGTGATGAACCCGTGGTTGACTTCTATCGGGAGCACCGGGATCGAATCGCCGAAATCCATCTCAACGATGGGAGCTACAGGGAGTGTGATGGTGTTGCAGTGCACGAGGATCATCTGGCGCTTGGTGATGGTGAGATGCCTGTGCAAGAATTCGTCTCCGAGATTTACAGTGACGGTTTTGATGGTCCACTCATATTCGAACTCACCAATGAACAGGCTCGACGGTCCCTTGACTTGATTGCAGAATTGGTCCCTAGAGCACTTGAATGA
- a CDS encoding sodium-translocating pyrophosphatase: MADPLFIGTAIAAGLLAVIVAIWIFRENEKADEGTERMREVSSYIENGAYSFIQRQYKLLTAFTLVLAAVIAFVFEWPYSVPIAISYIIGSLASMVAGYLGIIVATRANRRTAAAANKGGLHAAFKVAFRAGSFMGLCIAGIALIGLGILYPVWEFVFPTVGAPKLWEIVVGFSFGASTVALFAKAGGGIYTKTADIAADIVGKIEHHIPEDDPRNPAAVADAVGDNVGDVAGSGADIFDSNVASILGAAILGASIDAVTPTTISFGLLPLMLAGIGTISSVIGVFLVRPKEGEDPGPALNRGTYLTTILFAVFGTIVIYLLGANLVLALSAILGLLGGVVIGFTSDVFTSDRGLGSFKPVLNMVDAADESSASLILSGYSYGLLSAIPSVLGVVVAMVLSFVLGANATTPGLGGWSGGIYAVAIAAVGLLSTNGFIMSTDAYGPIVDNARGVIEQAQAPHEAVVACDKLDASGNTTKAITKGFAIGASAISVLALFSAFIESAGIGRVVNIADPFILAGAFIGSLIPPVFSAILILGVQKNSGRVIREIRRQFDEDPGILEGTSKPDYDACIGIATTGAIKELMPGTLLAIGVTILTGAILGLQALAAYLGGAVIIGFILALLMDNAGGAWDNAKKIIESPEYDKYEKGTPEYHEVHDSSVLGDMVGDPFKDTAGPSINTLLVVLSLTATLFLPIITILHNLVFP, encoded by the coding sequence ATGGCAGACCCTCTATTCATAGGAACAGCAATTGCAGCAGGTTTGCTTGCCGTTATCGTTGCCATCTGGATTTTTCGAGAGAATGAAAAAGCAGATGAAGGCACCGAGCGGATGAGAGAGGTAAGCTCCTATATTGAAAACGGAGCGTATTCATTCATCCAACGGCAGTATAAGCTGCTCACCGCGTTCACTCTTGTGTTGGCGGCGGTAATCGCTTTTGTATTCGAGTGGCCATATTCAGTACCCATTGCCATATCCTATATCATTGGATCATTGGCGAGTATGGTAGCTGGTTACCTCGGAATCATCGTCGCAACAAGAGCTAATAGACGAACAGCAGCAGCCGCAAACAAAGGCGGACTTCACGCCGCGTTTAAGGTGGCTTTCAGGGCAGGTTCATTCATGGGCTTGTGCATAGCTGGCATCGCTCTCATAGGGCTGGGAATCCTCTATCCTGTGTGGGAATTCGTATTTCCAACAGTTGGCGCCCCCAAGCTCTGGGAAATCGTTGTTGGTTTCAGCTTTGGTGCTAGCACTGTTGCTCTGTTTGCTAAAGCCGGTGGCGGCATATATACTAAAACCGCAGATATTGCAGCTGATATTGTAGGAAAGATTGAACACCACATCCCAGAAGACGATCCACGCAATCCTGCAGCTGTTGCTGATGCTGTCGGTGATAATGTGGGAGATGTCGCTGGAAGTGGTGCAGACATCTTTGATAGTAATGTCGCTTCGATTCTTGGTGCAGCTATTCTTGGTGCATCTATTGACGCCGTTACACCGACCACCATCTCCTTCGGCCTGCTACCTTTGATGCTTGCAGGCATTGGTACAATATCCTCCGTAATTGGGGTGTTCTTAGTACGACCGAAGGAAGGAGAAGATCCCGGACCAGCGTTGAACAGGGGTACTTACCTCACCACGATATTATTTGCGGTTTTTGGTACGATAGTAATCTATCTTCTAGGAGCTAATCTGGTGCTAGCCCTTTCAGCCATACTCGGATTGCTTGGTGGTGTTGTTATCGGATTCACGTCTGATGTGTTCACAAGCGACCGTGGCCTTGGCTCATTCAAGCCAGTGCTCAACATGGTTGATGCAGCAGATGAAAGCTCTGCCAGCCTTATTCTGTCAGGGTATTCCTATGGGCTGTTGAGTGCAATACCGTCTGTTCTCGGCGTTGTTGTAGCCATGGTACTTTCCTTTGTTCTGGGCGCAAATGCAACCACACCTGGACTTGGAGGTTGGTCAGGCGGAATATATGCTGTCGCAATTGCCGCAGTAGGCCTGCTGTCTACCAATGGATTCATTATGTCTACAGATGCCTATGGCCCGATTGTGGATAATGCAAGAGGCGTAATCGAACAAGCACAAGCTCCTCACGAAGCAGTGGTTGCCTGTGACAAACTAGATGCAAGTGGTAACACAACCAAGGCGATAACGAAAGGGTTCGCAATTGGTGCTTCTGCGATTTCTGTGCTTGCACTGTTTTCTGCATTCATAGAAAGTGCGGGCATAGGACGAGTTGTCAATATCGCAGATCCATTCATCCTTGCGGGAGCATTCATCGGGTCTCTGATTCCCCCGGTATTCTCAGCCATTCTTATTCTCGGTGTTCAGAAAAACAGCGGGAGGGTAATCAGGGAAATTCGAAGACAGTTCGATGAGGATCCAGGCATACTGGAAGGCACCTCCAAACCAGACTATGACGCCTGTATCGGTATCGCAACAACTGGGGCAATCAAAGAGCTGATGCCAGGTACACTACTGGCCATTGGTGTGACTATTCTTACCGGGGCAATTCTAGGACTCCAAGCTTTGGCCGCCTATCTCGGTGGTGCAGTCATCATCGGTTTCATCCTCGCACTACTCATGGATAACGCCGGTGGAGCATGGGATAACGCCAAGAAGATTATAGAATCACCAGAATATGACAAGTACGAGAAAGGTACGCCCGAGTATCATGAGGTGCATGACAGCAGCGTACTCGGCGACATGGTTGGCGACCCGTTCAAGGACACAGCCGGGCCAAGCATCAACACCCTGCTTGTCGTGCTCAGCCTGACGGCAACCCTATTCTTGCCTATCATCACAATCCTCCACAACCTGGTCTTCCCGTGA
- a CDS encoding tRNA (guanine(10)-N(2))-dimethyltransferase has translation MTIEKEYTEGRTSFLSADVEHYAVKGQPTADMPVFYNPRMQVNRDISVAILSAYLNEYSVDLMCEPLAGSGVRTLRYLIECDGDFRAKMFDINPVAVEMCRKNVELNGLKQRAEVTRGNAKILLITESKEQRFDFVDLDPFGTPAPYIDSAILSLNPRGSMLGVTATDMAVLCGVYPRVALRKYGGYSIRAPFTHELAVRLLYGMIYHAAGKQDYGIQPVASLSTDHYVRIWTKLHESRSASNRQSREIGVISFCPECMQYHVQPLREKGGLGYFEHATEGCNGSVRTAGPLWLGAIYDSSLLERASEIIEQRNGDFTSQTPKLVSAMLEEEALMHRPYVDIHALCDAYSLTPPATDDIRCVLKEAGYASTKTHFTPTAIRTDAPVAKLVEIIENLNKRR, from the coding sequence ATGACTATCGAGAAAGAATATACCGAAGGCAGGACATCCTTCCTGAGTGCAGATGTGGAGCATTATGCAGTAAAGGGACAACCTACGGCAGATATGCCAGTATTCTACAATCCCAGAATGCAAGTCAATAGAGACATCTCAGTTGCGATTCTCTCTGCTTATCTAAATGAATATTCGGTGGATTTGATGTGTGAACCACTTGCGGGCTCAGGAGTGCGGACGCTTCGTTATCTCATCGAATGCGATGGTGATTTCCGCGCAAAGATGTTTGATATAAATCCAGTTGCAGTCGAGATGTGTAGAAAGAATGTAGAACTTAATGGGCTCAAACAGCGGGCTGAGGTAACTCGCGGAAATGCCAAAATCCTGTTGATAACTGAATCAAAGGAACAACGATTCGATTTTGTGGATTTGGACCCATTTGGAACCCCAGCGCCCTACATCGATTCGGCCATACTATCGCTGAATCCAAGAGGCAGCATGCTTGGAGTTACAGCTACAGACATGGCAGTCCTCTGTGGGGTATATCCCAGAGTGGCTCTTAGAAAGTATGGGGGGTATTCCATCAGAGCTCCCTTCACCCACGAATTAGCTGTGAGATTACTCTATGGGATGATATATCATGCGGCTGGAAAGCAGGACTATGGAATTCAACCAGTTGCTTCTCTCAGCACCGACCACTACGTGAGAATCTGGACAAAGCTCCATGAAAGCAGGAGTGCATCAAATCGACAATCGCGTGAGATTGGGGTGATATCTTTCTGTCCGGAGTGCATGCAGTATCATGTACAACCACTGCGAGAGAAAGGAGGATTGGGATATTTTGAGCATGCCACTGAAGGGTGCAATGGCTCAGTCCGAACAGCAGGCCCACTCTGGTTGGGAGCCATCTACGACTCCTCTCTATTAGAACGGGCAAGCGAAATAATAGAACAGCGGAACGGAGATTTCACCTCACAAACACCCAAGCTTGTAAGCGCTATGCTGGAAGAAGAAGCGTTGATGCATAGACCGTATGTCGATATTCATGCTTTATGCGATGCATATAGTCTGACTCCACCAGCCACTGATGATATCAGATGTGTGTTGAAAGAAGCAGGATATGCATCTACTAAAACCCATTTTACACCAACCGCCATTAGAACAGATGCACCAGTTGCCAAATTGGTAGAGATCATCGAGAACTTGAACAAGAGGAGATAG
- a CDS encoding 23S rRNA (uridine(2552)-2'-O)-methyltransferase (Specifically methylates the uridine in position 2552 of 23S rRNA in the fully assembled 50S ribosomal subunit) → MGRRRRDEYYYQKAKKEGYRSRSAYKLKQIVKKFKLLRDVDVVLELCSSPGGWTQVLRELDPSLEIVAVDIERMTPVMGVRFIQGDIRAEETQQKIKDFTRGEADLVLSDCSPKVCGNWNIDVARQLELAETTFSIAHRLGSDKALAKVFEGAGFEEFKNRIQQKFAKTRLIKPDASRKSSSELYLLASNPR, encoded by the coding sequence ATGGGAAGACGAAGAAGAGATGAATACTACTATCAGAAGGCTAAGAAAGAGGGGTATCGCAGCAGATCAGCATACAAGCTCAAGCAAATTGTGAAAAAGTTCAAATTATTGCGTGACGTTGATGTAGTGCTGGAGCTTTGCAGTAGCCCGGGAGGGTGGACACAAGTACTACGAGAGCTGGACCCATCCCTAGAAATCGTGGCAGTTGATATTGAGAGAATGACCCCGGTCATGGGGGTCCGCTTTATCCAGGGAGACATACGGGCAGAGGAAACACAGCAGAAAATCAAGGATTTCACACGAGGTGAAGCCGACCTTGTGCTTTCAGATTGCTCACCAAAGGTTTGTGGGAACTGGAATATAGATGTCGCTAGACAGTTAGAACTGGCTGAAACAACCTTCAGTATCGCTCATAGGCTAGGCAGCGATAAGGCGTTAGCAAAGGTTTTCGAAGGGGCCGGGTTTGAGGAGTTCAAGAATAGGATACAACAGAAATTCGCAAAAACCCGCCTTATCAAACCAGATGCATCACGGAAATCTAGCTCCGAGCTTTATCTTCTAGCTTCTAATCCACGATGA
- a CDS encoding H/ACA RNA-protein complex protein Gar1, with protein sequence MNLRRLGKVLHVSKTGSIILRTQKIPGIGTSVVDKSLDRIGTVSDVFGPVTHPYVAVSPANNVDTDRLVNRVLYLYEG encoded by the coding sequence ATCAACTTGAGACGGTTAGGAAAAGTACTTCATGTATCAAAAACCGGGTCCATCATTCTCAGAACACAAAAGATTCCTGGAATCGGCACATCTGTTGTTGACAAGAGTCTGGATCGAATCGGTACCGTTTCAGATGTATTTGGTCCTGTAACGCACCCGTATGTAGCGGTCTCTCCTGCGAACAACGTTGATACCGACCGCCTTGTGAACAGGGTTCTATACCTCTACGAAGGCTGA
- a CDS encoding signal recognition particle protein Srp19 — translation MKERDGLIIWPEYIDAKLTRAEGRRIPANLCVKDPSANLLRLAAKVIGHEAKVVQGKRYPRHPWEDRGGYIVLENPQGHSKKRLLMMLAKGARKVVAKKKKLEEAKRKRKSRR, via the coding sequence ATGAAAGAACGCGATGGTTTAATCATCTGGCCTGAATACATAGATGCCAAGCTCACACGGGCAGAAGGCCGGCGAATCCCGGCGAATCTTTGTGTCAAAGATCCAAGTGCTAATCTTCTTCGTCTTGCTGCTAAGGTCATAGGACATGAGGCCAAGGTAGTTCAAGGTAAGAGATATCCACGTCATCCTTGGGAAGACAGGGGGGGCTATATTGTTCTTGAAAATCCACAGGGCCATAGTAAAAAACGCCTTCTGATGATGCTTGCTAAGGGTGCTCGAAAAGTTGTTGCTAAGAAAAAGAAGCTTGAAGAGGCCAAACGGAAACGGAAATCACGTAGATGA
- a CDS encoding cytidine deaminase has protein sequence MLLAKRKSKDTYFCEIADLVSSRSTCLRNKVGAVLVKESQILSTGYNGAPTGLPHCDEVGCIREELKVPPGERHELCRGLHAEQNAIIQAAYHGVSVKGGKIYCTTKPCSICTKMLINAGITEIIYVEPYKDELAEQLIKESNLKVRRVEIERKYGRNARKQR, from the coding sequence TTGTTGTTGGCGAAACGTAAAAGCAAAGATACCTACTTCTGCGAAATCGCGGATCTTGTATCATCTCGCAGTACGTGTCTGAGAAACAAGGTTGGTGCTGTGTTAGTCAAGGAATCACAGATTCTCAGCACAGGGTACAATGGAGCACCAACAGGACTGCCTCATTGTGATGAGGTAGGGTGCATCAGAGAGGAACTGAAGGTGCCACCTGGAGAACGGCATGAACTCTGTAGGGGTTTGCACGCCGAACAGAATGCTATCATACAAGCCGCGTATCACGGAGTATCAGTGAAAGGAGGAAAAATCTACTGTACAACAAAGCCATGCAGTATCTGTACCAAGATGCTCATCAACGCAGGAATAACGGAGATTATCTACGTAGAACCATACAAAGATGAGCTTGCTGAACAACTCATCAAGGAATCTAATTTGAAAGTTCGCAGAGTAGAAATAGAGAGAAAATATGGAAGAAACGCGAGAAAGCAGAGATAG
- the pyrB gene encoding aspartate carbamoyltransferase: MPNLHDLISIHDLAREDIDMILDKAAEMENEAIERSKRLEKKIMACLFFEPSTRTRLSFESAMLRLGGSILGFADIGVTSAGGKGENLADTIRTVEQYADLIVIRHPLDGSAKLAAEFSRIPIINAGSGSEEHPTQALLDLYSIKKMKGSIDGLSISLCGDLKYGRTVHSLGIALADYDVRITLAAPPTLKMKPMIVRELDEAGIEVKQVGSIEDAVRDVDVCYMTRIQKERFPDVREYDKVKGKFRITMDEVSMMKDDAIILHPLPRVDEIDSEVDSAPQARYFDQVYSGVVTRMALLDIILGQSD, from the coding sequence ATGCCAAACCTGCATGACTTGATATCTATTCATGACCTAGCACGCGAAGACATCGATATGATATTAGATAAGGCGGCGGAAATGGAGAATGAGGCCATTGAACGCAGCAAACGACTCGAGAAGAAAATAATGGCATGCCTTTTTTTTGAGCCATCAACAAGAACCCGCCTTTCTTTTGAAAGCGCAATGCTAAGATTGGGTGGTAGCATCCTAGGATTCGCCGATATCGGGGTGACAAGTGCCGGAGGAAAAGGGGAGAATCTAGCAGATACAATACGAACCGTGGAGCAATATGCTGACTTGATAGTTATTCGTCATCCTTTGGACGGTTCAGCCAAACTGGCAGCTGAATTCTCACGCATCCCCATCATAAATGCAGGTAGTGGTTCAGAAGAACATCCAACCCAGGCGCTTCTGGATTTGTATTCAATCAAGAAGATGAAAGGCTCTATTGATGGACTTTCTATATCGCTCTGTGGGGATTTGAAATACGGAAGAACAGTCCATTCATTGGGAATCGCACTCGCTGATTATGATGTGCGAATCACCTTAGCTGCCCCGCCCACGTTGAAAATGAAACCTATGATCGTTAGGGAACTGGATGAGGCAGGAATAGAAGTCAAACAGGTGGGCAGCATTGAGGATGCAGTAAGAGATGTTGATGTCTGTTACATGACCCGCATTCAGAAAGAGCGCTTTCCCGATGTTCGTGAGTATGACAAGGTAAAGGGGAAATTCAGAATAACAATGGACGAGGTTAGCATGATGAAGGACGATGCCATTATTCTTCATCCATTGCCCCGGGTTGATGAAATCGATTCGGAAGTCGATTCAGCACCACAAGCTCGCTATTTCGACCAAGTGTACAGTGGTGTGGTAACACGGATGGCGCTGCTGGATATCATCTTAGGTCAATCAGATTGA
- a CDS encoding helix-turn-helix domain-containing protein, translating to MSMQSSARERLARRMAGEIALSDDPGKTMRMWRERFRLAQVDIANYLDISPSVISDYESGRRKSPGSATIRRFIMALITLDEQNGGQVVSAFLRLMDVDLVDLNIVLAMSDLHSPLTIDQLCKKLKCDLLTGERGLNREIYGYSVVDAERAVKELNSEAFLKIFGAATDRCLVFTKVSTGRAPMVAIKSQEFKPTFVILHGTPEVDRLTIDLAEGMNIPLATSGIGSLEDLIKELRDLQSD from the coding sequence ATGTCGATGCAATCTTCAGCAAGGGAACGACTAGCGCGCAGGATGGCTGGCGAAATCGCCTTATCCGACGATCCTGGGAAGACCATGCGCATGTGGCGCGAACGATTCAGACTTGCACAGGTTGACATTGCCAATTATCTTGACATCAGTCCAAGCGTCATAAGTGACTACGAATCAGGTCGAAGGAAGTCCCCTGGAAGTGCAACAATCAGGCGGTTTATCATGGCTCTCATCACTTTAGATGAGCAGAATGGCGGTCAGGTTGTTTCTGCGTTCCTGCGGCTGATGGATGTGGACCTAGTTGATTTGAACATCGTGCTGGCAATGTCGGACTTGCATTCTCCACTCACTATTGATCAGCTGTGTAAGAAACTGAAATGCGACTTGCTAACAGGTGAACGGGGATTGAATCGAGAAATCTATGGTTACTCGGTAGTTGACGCCGAGAGAGCAGTAAAGGAGCTGAATAGCGAAGCCTTCCTGAAAATTTTTGGAGCTGCAACCGACCGGTGTCTTGTGTTTACGAAAGTCAGTACTGGAAGGGCACCCATGGTCGCCATCAAATCTCAGGAGTTCAAGCCAACGTTCGTGATTCTACATGGTACTCCTGAGGTTGATCGGCTTACTATCGACCTAGCTGAGGGAATGAACATACCCTTGGCTACGAGCGGAATCGGTTCGCTTGAAGACTTGATAAAAGAGCTTCGTGACCTTCAATCTGATTGA